Proteins found in one Streptomyces sp. CB09001 genomic segment:
- a CDS encoding SDR family NAD(P)-dependent oxidoreductase: MDTRRLVSTPFTSSSTAAEVLEDVDLTGVRAIVTGASSGLGIETARALTAAGADVTLAVRNTAAGVSAAEAIGRSTGAAPPRVVRLDLADRSGVTRFVDAWDGPLHLLVNNAGVVTGGLERTPEGWELHFATNHLGHFALATGLHRSLARGAAERDGARIVSVSSTAHMRSGVDFDDLHFEHRGHDPQTAYAQSKTANSLFAVEATRRWASDGIVANAVNPGGVATGLQRNFTPEQKASLDAAEAAGVFTYKTVEQGAATSVVAAVAPEFAHSGGHYLDDGQEAYTVPNDADLAQHPHGVKEWALDPAAAKRLWTVSTDLLRP; this comes from the coding sequence ATGGATACTCGCCGGCTCGTCTCCACCCCGTTCACCTCCTCCAGCACCGCGGCCGAGGTGCTGGAGGACGTCGACCTCACCGGTGTCCGTGCGATCGTGACGGGAGCGTCCTCCGGGCTCGGCATCGAGACGGCTCGTGCGCTGACCGCTGCCGGGGCGGACGTGACGCTCGCCGTGCGGAACACGGCTGCGGGTGTCTCCGCCGCCGAGGCGATCGGCAGGTCGACCGGCGCGGCCCCGCCCCGCGTCGTCCGACTCGACCTCGCCGACCGGTCCGGTGTCACACGGTTCGTCGACGCCTGGGACGGCCCGCTCCACCTGCTCGTCAACAACGCCGGCGTGGTCACCGGCGGGCTCGAACGGACGCCCGAGGGCTGGGAACTGCACTTCGCGACGAACCATCTCGGCCACTTCGCCCTGGCCACCGGGCTGCACCGGTCCCTGGCCCGCGGCGCGGCCGAACGCGACGGAGCACGGATCGTCTCGGTCAGTTCGACGGCGCACATGCGGTCCGGCGTCGACTTCGACGACCTCCACTTCGAACACCGCGGCCACGACCCGCAGACCGCCTACGCACAGTCGAAGACGGCGAACTCCCTCTTCGCCGTCGAGGCGACCCGCCGGTGGGCGTCCGACGGCATCGTCGCGAACGCGGTCAATCCCGGCGGTGTCGCGACGGGTCTGCAGCGGAACTTCACACCGGAACAGAAGGCTTCGCTCGACGCGGCCGAGGCTGCCGGAGTCTTCACCTACAAAACGGTCGAGCAGGGAGCCGCCACCAGTGTCGTCGCGGCCGTCGCCCCCGAGTTCGCCCACTCCGGGGGCCACTATCTCGACGACGGGCAGGAGGCCTACACCGTGCCGAACGACGCCGACCTCGCGCAGCACCCGCACGGCGTCAAGGAATGGGCACTGGACCCCGCCGCCGCCAAGCGCCTGTGGACCGTCTCAACCGACCTGCTCCGCCCCTGA
- a CDS encoding VOC family protein, protein MPATGPDFISLQVRDLDASQAFYERHLGLVRSQAGPPHAVVFETKPIAFALRDVVPGTDLASVAQPGIGAAIWLHATDVQAVHDALVADGRTIVSAPVDGPFGRTFTFADPDGYHVTLHDRA, encoded by the coding sequence ATGCCCGCCACCGGTCCCGACTTCATCTCACTCCAGGTACGCGACCTCGACGCCTCGCAGGCGTTCTACGAGCGGCACCTCGGACTCGTCCGGTCTCAGGCCGGACCTCCGCACGCCGTCGTCTTCGAGACGAAGCCGATCGCCTTCGCACTCCGCGACGTCGTTCCCGGCACCGATCTCGCGTCCGTCGCCCAGCCCGGCATCGGTGCCGCGATCTGGCTCCACGCCACCGACGTCCAGGCCGTCCACGATGCCCTCGTCGCCGACGGTCGCACCATCGTCTCCGCGCCGGTCGACGGGCCCTTCGGCCGGACGTTCACCTTCGCCGACCCCGATGGCTACCACGTCACCCTCCACGACCGCGCCTGA
- a CDS encoding MarR family transcriptional regulator: protein MSQKGAGVDLDKSLGYLLKEASSALRAAMEEVLRPLGMSVTHYSCLELLAQRPGLSNSELARGAFVTRQTMNVLLQALERDGYVTRPEAAPVGKALPARLTPRGRRSLEKATVAVRSVELRMLTGMSEDEQSGAFRILQSMIHSLRDGK, encoded by the coding sequence ATGAGTCAAAAGGGTGCAGGCGTCGACCTGGACAAATCACTGGGCTACCTGCTCAAGGAAGCTTCGAGCGCCCTGCGCGCAGCCATGGAGGAGGTGTTGCGGCCACTCGGTATGAGCGTGACGCACTACTCATGCCTCGAACTGCTGGCTCAACGACCGGGCTTGTCGAACTCCGAGCTCGCGCGGGGCGCGTTCGTGACCCGACAGACGATGAACGTGCTGCTCCAGGCCCTGGAACGAGACGGCTACGTGACCAGGCCCGAGGCGGCGCCCGTCGGGAAGGCTCTTCCCGCGCGGCTCACGCCTCGCGGACGACGGAGCCTGGAGAAGGCGACCGTGGCGGTCCGTTCCGTCGAGCTCAGAATGCTGACCGGCATGTCCGAGGACGAGCAGTCGGGCGCGTTCAGGATCCTGCAGAGCATGATTCATTCCCTGCGCGACGGGAAGTGA
- a CDS encoding phytase, whose protein sequence is MHAFTRRRSGFVAATATLVFTAAVAAVPSADASALAAPPEVVPRAETAALFDDDEGGNANADDPAIWRNAADPDASLVIATAKEGGLRVYDLDARQVQSVPAPEAPGAEDAPGRFNNVDLVHGTTVGSGATDLAVVSDRGSDKLRVYRVDGDRPDAPLTDVTDASAPWIFSGSQVEVNEEKTAYGLATYTDFATGRSYALVSQNATTRIALLELTPTRDGKVTYRKIRTLDLPAAFTMPDGTKWSPCGEPGEGPQVEGMVVDPETGMLFAGQEDVGIWRLRADLGGGPVLQDKVREYGVPATYDEASDECVAGDDPGFGGVRVSADVEGLTLLQQDDGDGYLLTSSQGDDTFAAYDRERSDDYEYEGGFRVGAASEALDGSEECDGADVLAEPLGSRYPDGLLVVQDGHMAPEDGDREATGFKFVDLADVLKALDD, encoded by the coding sequence GTGCACGCGTTCACAAGACGCCGTTCCGGTTTCGTCGCCGCGACGGCGACCCTGGTGTTCACCGCCGCTGTCGCGGCCGTACCCTCGGCGGACGCCTCGGCGCTCGCCGCACCCCCGGAGGTCGTTCCCCGCGCCGAGACCGCCGCCCTGTTCGACGACGACGAGGGCGGCAACGCGAACGCCGACGACCCGGCGATCTGGCGCAACGCCGCCGACCCGGACGCCAGCCTCGTCATCGCCACGGCGAAGGAGGGCGGCCTGCGGGTCTACGATCTCGACGCCCGGCAGGTGCAGTCGGTCCCCGCGCCCGAGGCGCCCGGAGCGGAGGACGCTCCGGGCCGCTTCAACAACGTCGACCTGGTGCACGGGACGACCGTGGGGTCCGGCGCCACGGACCTGGCGGTCGTCAGCGACCGCGGCAGCGACAAGCTGCGCGTCTACCGCGTCGACGGCGACCGGCCGGACGCCCCGCTCACCGATGTCACCGACGCCTCCGCGCCGTGGATCTTCTCCGGCTCCCAGGTGGAGGTCAACGAGGAGAAAACCGCCTACGGCCTCGCCACGTACACCGACTTCGCGACCGGCAGGTCCTACGCGCTCGTCAGCCAGAACGCGACCACCCGCATCGCGCTGCTGGAGCTGACCCCGACACGCGACGGCAAGGTCACCTACCGGAAGATCCGCACCCTGGACCTGCCCGCCGCCTTCACGATGCCCGACGGCACGAAGTGGTCCCCGTGCGGGGAACCCGGCGAAGGCCCGCAGGTCGAGGGCATGGTCGTCGACCCCGAGACGGGCATGCTCTTCGCCGGGCAGGAGGATGTGGGCATCTGGCGCCTGCGGGCCGACCTCGGGGGCGGTCCGGTCCTGCAGGACAAGGTCCGGGAGTACGGCGTGCCGGCCACGTACGACGAGGCCTCGGACGAGTGCGTGGCCGGTGACGACCCCGGTTTCGGCGGTGTGCGGGTGTCGGCGGACGTCGAGGGACTGACCCTGCTCCAGCAGGACGACGGAGACGGCTACCTGCTCACCTCCAGTCAGGGCGACGACACCTTCGCCGCCTACGACCGCGAACGGTCCGACGACTACGAGTACGAGGGCGGCTTCCGGGTGGGTGCCGCGTCCGAGGCGCTGGACGGATCCGAGGAGTGCGACGGCGCGGACGTACTCGCCGAGCCGCTCGGCAGCAGGTACCCCGACGGCCTGCTCGTCGTCCAGGACGGTCACATGGCTCCGGAGGACGGCGACCGGGAAGCCACCGGCTTCAAGTTCGTCGACCTCGCCGACGTCCTGAAGGCGCTCGACGACTGA
- a CDS encoding ABC transporter ATP-binding protein: MIRQLYRVLGPEGSRPLNRLLVLQCGAAVLQGVAFALLVPVLRALLGPEPDDVWPWLTAFVACVLAHAVLQGAAVGGGFTVGSQLSRVLHRRMADQALRLPLGWFSAGRTAEFSRLAGQNVIQVMSTPAHLLRPFIGSLLTPATLVAATFFFDVRTALVLLVCAPVLFAVQAASGAVMRRLDLGRDAAIGESADRVLEYTRNQPVLRAFGRTAEGYGALDDALVAEARADRRLIARGLPGLVSFSFATRLVFALLLALGVSWQLDGSLSVPTLLALLVLLVRLIDSVSSAAEAGAGMRIARNTLERLGAVLDEPPFPQPAEPRTPRDASVEFDRVGFRYDGGGDPVAGTAARPVLNDVTFRLPERSMTALVGPSGAGKTTVAHLLARFRDTTGGTVRIGGVDVREIGADDLAAHVSLVFQDVYLFDGTIEENVRIAAPGADPGELAEAAALSGLDRVIEELPEGWATKVGEGGARLSGGQRQRVSIARALLKDAPILVLDEATAALDQENEALFVRAVRALAARKTLLVIAHRLSTVVSADQILLLDDGEITERGTHDDLVAAGGTYASFWERRSQAHGWRLEAAPS; the protein is encoded by the coding sequence ATGATCCGTCAGCTCTACCGGGTCCTCGGGCCGGAAGGCTCCCGCCCGCTCAACCGGCTGCTCGTCCTCCAGTGCGGCGCGGCGGTCCTCCAGGGTGTGGCCTTCGCCCTCCTGGTGCCCGTCCTGCGAGCCCTGCTCGGCCCCGAACCCGACGACGTGTGGCCCTGGCTGACGGCATTCGTGGCCTGCGTGCTCGCGCACGCCGTGCTCCAGGGCGCGGCCGTCGGCGGCGGGTTCACCGTCGGTTCCCAGCTCTCCCGGGTGCTGCACCGCCGTATGGCCGACCAGGCCCTGCGCCTGCCGCTCGGCTGGTTCAGCGCCGGCCGCACGGCCGAGTTCAGCAGGCTCGCCGGACAGAACGTCATCCAGGTCATGAGCACCCCCGCCCACCTGCTGCGCCCGTTCATCGGCTCCCTGCTCACCCCGGCGACGCTGGTGGCCGCGACGTTCTTCTTCGACGTCCGCACCGCCCTGGTGCTGCTGGTCTGCGCGCCCGTGCTGTTCGCCGTCCAGGCGGCGAGCGGCGCCGTGATGCGCCGGCTCGACCTGGGCCGCGACGCCGCGATCGGCGAGTCCGCCGACCGGGTCCTGGAGTACACGCGCAACCAGCCGGTCCTGCGGGCGTTCGGCCGGACCGCCGAGGGATACGGTGCGCTGGACGACGCCCTGGTGGCCGAGGCGCGCGCCGACCGGCGGCTCATCGCGCGGGGGCTGCCCGGACTGGTCTCGTTCTCCTTCGCCACCCGGCTCGTGTTCGCCCTGCTGCTCGCCCTCGGGGTGTCCTGGCAGCTCGACGGATCGCTGTCCGTACCCACCCTGCTGGCGCTCCTCGTGCTGCTGGTCCGCCTGATCGACAGCGTGTCGTCCGCCGCCGAGGCCGGCGCCGGGATGCGCATCGCCCGCAACACCCTGGAACGCCTCGGCGCGGTCCTCGACGAACCGCCGTTCCCCCAGCCCGCCGAGCCGCGGACACCGCGCGACGCGAGCGTGGAGTTCGACAGGGTCGGCTTCCGCTACGACGGCGGCGGCGACCCGGTGGCCGGGACGGCCGCACGCCCGGTCCTGAACGACGTGACCTTCCGCCTGCCCGAGCGCAGCATGACAGCGCTGGTCGGGCCCTCCGGCGCGGGCAAGACCACGGTCGCCCATCTGCTCGCCCGCTTCCGGGACACGACCGGGGGCACCGTCCGCATCGGCGGCGTCGACGTCCGCGAGATCGGCGCAGACGACCTCGCGGCCCACGTGTCCCTCGTCTTCCAGGACGTCTACCTCTTCGACGGCACGATCGAGGAGAACGTCCGCATCGCCGCCCCCGGCGCGGACCCCGGCGAACTGGCCGAGGCCGCGGCCCTGTCCGGGCTCGACCGTGTGATCGAGGAGCTGCCCGAGGGGTGGGCGACGAAGGTGGGCGAGGGCGGCGCGCGACTGTCCGGCGGACAGCGGCAACGGGTGTCCATCGCCCGCGCACTCCTCAAGGACGCCCCGATCCTCGTCCTCGACGAGGCCACCGCCGCCCTCGACCAGGAGAACGAGGCACTGTTCGTCCGGGCCGTGCGGGCCCTGGCGGCCCGCAAGACCCTCCTGGTCATCGCGCACCGGCTGAGCACCGTCGTGAGCGCCGATCAGATCCTGCTCCTGGACGACGGCGAGATCACCGAACGGGGCACGCACGACGACCTGGTGGCGGCGGGAGGAACGTACGCCTCCTTCTGGGAGCGGCGGTCGCAGGCCCACGGCTGGCGCCTGGAGGCGGCCCCGTCATGA
- a CDS encoding class I SAM-dependent methyltransferase, with product MIDYYSTSAEFYELVATRHTASSGPPLTRVLTGLDVSHGPVLEIGAGTGRVTEVIAAALPEAEIFAAEPSATMRAMLTSRVARDPDLRRRVTVVDGAAQDLVLPERLSAVVVFGVAGHLTVPERVALWKRLAARLPDGAPVVVELMGVSSPRHIPPVMSLRETIGRQTYEWWIGGEPTEGDAMRFTTTWKVLRDGRTVREVADSYDWHTFDVARLAREAGMTSRRITEAGGRPIPEIGVLVK from the coding sequence GTGATCGACTACTACTCGACCTCGGCCGAGTTCTACGAGCTGGTCGCCACCCGGCACACCGCCAGCAGCGGCCCGCCGCTGACCCGCGTCCTGACGGGCCTGGACGTTTCGCACGGCCCGGTACTGGAGATCGGCGCGGGCACCGGACGCGTGACCGAGGTCATCGCCGCGGCGCTCCCCGAGGCGGAGATTTTCGCCGCCGAACCGTCGGCCACCATGCGGGCCATGCTCACCTCCCGGGTCGCCCGCGACCCGGACCTGCGGCGCCGGGTGACGGTGGTCGACGGCGCCGCCCAGGACCTCGTCCTGCCCGAACGGCTCTCCGCCGTCGTCGTCTTCGGCGTGGCCGGTCATCTCACCGTCCCCGAACGCGTGGCGCTGTGGAAGCGGCTCGCGGCCCGCCTGCCGGACGGTGCGCCCGTCGTCGTGGAACTCATGGGGGTCTCCTCACCCCGCCACATCCCCCCGGTGATGTCCCTGAGGGAGACCATCGGCCGCCAGACCTACGAGTGGTGGATCGGCGGCGAACCCACCGAGGGCGACGCCATGCGCTTCACCACGACCTGGAAGGTCCTGCGCGACGGCCGCACCGTGCGCGAGGTCGCCGACAGCTACGACTGGCACACCTTCGACGTCGCCCGCCTGGCCCGCGAGGCGGGCATGACCAGCCGCCGCATCACCGAGGCGGGCGGCCGGCCCATCCCCGAAATCGGAGTACTCGTCAAGTGA
- a CDS encoding class I SAM-dependent methyltransferase, protein MADERERVRPSGVWATAVGVARVRALETERESPLFRDPLARAFAAAGGLWPSSPSVSDDEAARRRRLAVSHSIVIRTKFLDDLLRQASASGIRQVVLLGAGMDSRAFRMDWPEGTRLFEVDTAAPLDFKASVLRQERAVARCERITVAVDLREDWPGALAAAGHDSAVPTAWIAEGLLIYLPEDAVELLLARVGTRSAAGSRMGLTLGSRGVVERFGADAAPGSAASMWISEMPDDPVGWLAGHGWEAESHTLRERAAAYGRPLSTAPPPGEERPGGLISAVRQQSASRR, encoded by the coding sequence ATGGCTGATGAGCGGGAGCGGGTGCGGCCGTCGGGAGTGTGGGCCACGGCGGTGGGGGTGGCCAGGGTTCGGGCGCTGGAGACCGAGCGGGAGAGCCCACTGTTCCGCGACCCGCTGGCGCGTGCCTTCGCCGCCGCAGGCGGCCTGTGGCCCTCTTCCCCGTCGGTGTCCGACGACGAGGCCGCGCGACGCCGGCGGCTGGCCGTGTCGCACTCCATCGTCATCAGGACGAAGTTCCTCGACGACCTGTTGCGGCAGGCCTCCGCGTCCGGAATCCGACAGGTCGTGCTGCTCGGCGCCGGCATGGACAGCCGGGCCTTCCGGATGGACTGGCCCGAGGGCACCCGGCTGTTCGAGGTCGACACCGCCGCCCCACTGGATTTCAAGGCCTCGGTACTTCGCCAGGAGCGCGCCGTCGCACGCTGCGAGCGGATCACCGTCGCCGTGGATCTGCGTGAGGACTGGCCGGGCGCGCTGGCGGCCGCAGGTCACGACTCGGCCGTGCCGACCGCGTGGATCGCCGAGGGACTGCTGATCTATCTGCCCGAGGACGCGGTGGAGCTGCTGCTCGCCCGCGTCGGCACGCGGTCGGCGGCAGGAAGCCGGATGGGGCTGACGTTGGGCTCGCGCGGCGTGGTCGAGCGCTTCGGCGCGGACGCGGCGCCGGGATCGGCGGCGTCCATGTGGATCTCGGAGATGCCCGACGACCCGGTGGGCTGGCTGGCCGGGCACGGCTGGGAGGCCGAGAGCCACACCCTGCGCGAGCGCGCCGCCGCATACGGCCGTCCGCTCAGCACCGCGCCGCCGCCCGGCGAGGAGCGGCCCGGCGGACTGATCTCGGCGGTTCGCCAACAGAGCGCCTCCCGCCGCTGA
- a CDS encoding ABC transporter ATP-binding protein, giving the protein MKSQPPETGPGPVSRTPAAPGAGAGAPPRPPHPLRELTGPVRGRLSVAVGLQSVAALAGVVPFIAVSEIADRLTAGTPDDGDTLWPLVALACAAGLLALACGTAAGALAHIADNDLQLALRRRLARHIGRLPLGRLTERGTGQVKQAVQDDVSALHTLFAHTLLDVVAVLTAPVLALAYLFTVDWRLALVSVVPLLLGVFLFSRAMAGAAAQMAEFGAALGRISAAAVEFASGIAVFKSFGRGRKAHERFVDATEGFADFFSRWVRTTLVSSTAAVLVVTPAVVLLLLTVLGAVFVTQDRLTGAELVPFLLLGPAVAAPMGVVGPRIQQIRAGQAAAVRITELLHAPTLPEPAGPVLPDGHHVCLRGVSFTYDGQTDVLRDIDLDLAPGTVTALVGPSGSGKSTLASLLPRFHDVTAGRVTLGGADLRDIPAAELYRRVGFVLQDVRLLRASVADNIRLGRPEATDEEVEQCARAARIHDRVTALPDGYATELGTTVTLSGGEAQRLSIARALLADAPVLVLDEATAYADPHSEALIQDALSALAAGRTLLVIAHRLPTVRHADRIVVLEDGRVTEQGRHDDLVAAGGRYATLWDAQSSSTDDIREGSAR; this is encoded by the coding sequence GTGAAGTCACAACCGCCCGAGACCGGCCCGGGCCCGGTGTCCCGGACCCCGGCAGCCCCCGGCGCGGGCGCCGGGGCACCCCCGCGCCCGCCGCATCCCTTGCGCGAGCTGACCGGACCCGTCCGGGGCCGGCTGTCCGTCGCCGTCGGCCTCCAGTCCGTCGCGGCCCTCGCCGGAGTGGTGCCGTTCATCGCCGTCTCCGAGATCGCCGACCGGCTCACGGCGGGGACCCCAGACGACGGTGACACCCTGTGGCCGCTGGTCGCGCTGGCCTGCGCGGCGGGCCTCCTCGCCCTGGCGTGCGGCACCGCGGCCGGTGCCCTCGCCCACATCGCCGACAACGACCTCCAACTCGCCCTCCGCCGCCGACTCGCCCGGCACATCGGGCGGCTGCCGCTCGGCCGGCTCACCGAGCGGGGCACCGGCCAGGTCAAACAGGCGGTGCAGGACGACGTGAGCGCGCTGCACACGCTGTTCGCCCACACCCTGCTCGACGTCGTCGCCGTGCTCACCGCACCGGTCCTCGCACTGGCCTACCTGTTCACCGTCGACTGGCGCCTCGCCCTGGTCAGTGTCGTCCCCCTGCTGCTCGGCGTGTTCCTGTTTAGCCGGGCCATGGCGGGCGCGGCGGCACAGATGGCCGAGTTCGGTGCCGCGCTGGGGCGGATCTCCGCCGCCGCCGTGGAGTTCGCCTCCGGCATCGCCGTCTTCAAGAGCTTCGGGCGCGGCCGCAAGGCCCACGAGCGTTTCGTCGACGCCACCGAGGGCTTCGCCGACTTCTTCTCCCGCTGGGTCCGTACCACCCTGGTCAGTTCCACCGCCGCCGTGCTGGTGGTCACCCCGGCCGTGGTCCTGCTGCTCCTGACGGTGCTGGGCGCCGTGTTCGTCACCCAGGACCGGCTGACCGGCGCCGAACTCGTCCCCTTCCTCCTGCTGGGCCCCGCCGTCGCCGCTCCCATGGGCGTCGTCGGCCCGCGCATCCAGCAGATCCGGGCCGGCCAGGCCGCCGCCGTCCGCATCACGGAGCTGCTGCACGCCCCGACCCTCCCCGAGCCCGCCGGCCCGGTCCTGCCCGACGGCCACCACGTCTGCCTGCGCGGCGTGTCCTTCACCTACGACGGGCAGACCGACGTCCTGCGCGACATCGACCTCGACCTCGCGCCCGGCACGGTCACCGCGCTGGTCGGACCCTCCGGCTCGGGCAAGTCCACCCTGGCCTCGCTGCTGCCCCGCTTCCACGACGTCACCGCCGGCAGGGTGACCCTCGGTGGCGCCGACCTCCGCGACATCCCCGCGGCCGAGCTGTACCGGCGGGTCGGATTCGTCCTTCAGGACGTACGGCTGCTGCGGGCGAGCGTCGCCGACAACATCCGTCTGGGCCGCCCCGAAGCCACCGACGAGGAAGTCGAGCAGTGCGCCCGTGCCGCCCGCATCCACGACCGCGTCACGGCACTGCCCGATGGCTACGCGACCGAACTCGGCACGACCGTCACACTCTCCGGCGGCGAGGCACAACGCCTCTCCATCGCGAGAGCCCTGCTCGCCGACGCCCCCGTCCTCGTACTCGACGAGGCGACCGCGTACGCCGACCCGCACTCCGAGGCACTGATCCAGGACGCGCTGTCCGCGCTCGCGGCCGGCCGCACCCTGCTCGTCATCGCCCATCGGCTGCCGACCGTCCGCCACGCCGACCGGATCGTGGTGCTGGAGGACGGACGCGTCACCGAACAGGGCCGCCACGACGACCTCGTCGCCGCCGGGGGCCGTTACGCCACCCTCTGGGACGCCCAGAGCAGCAGCACGGACGACATCCGAGAAGGAAGTGCACGATGA
- a CDS encoding salicylate synthase, with protein MTTGSRNTWEAWASSVPPLARASTREPCRDPAATATRLARAGLADQFVVYESEGGIWHFAAGSDVSVTANATGITARAAGRTWTSRTEQRPLTAFAAALSALSPVSARPDESGEGRRFYGWAAFELAHLLHADPATAGDRPLLHALIPSVEVTLTGDSTVVRAVDEAWVRKVADLLAEPAAEQTSHDEPARHRTEEVIAVGTAAYGRAVSRTVRDIRAGLLEKAVVSRQVPLPAEPRPDFAATYLAGRRANTPARSYLLDLGGYRAAGFSPETVLEVGDDGRVSTQPLAGTRALGADPAENERRRAELLSDPKEIHEHAVSVRLAWDEMAAVCRPGSVVVEEYMSVRPRGSVQHLASRVTGRLRPDAGPWDAFASLFPAITATGVSKRAALQALARHEEGPRGLYGGAVFRGSTSGALDAALVLRTLIGAGDEAWLRAGAGVTAQSSPERETEETCEKLRSVAPYLRFSRT; from the coding sequence ATGACCACCGGATCCCGGAACACCTGGGAGGCATGGGCGAGCTCCGTCCCACCGCTCGCGCGCGCGAGCACCCGGGAGCCCTGCCGCGACCCGGCCGCCACCGCCACCCGCCTCGCACGGGCGGGCCTCGCGGACCAGTTCGTGGTGTACGAGTCGGAGGGCGGGATCTGGCACTTCGCGGCGGGCTCCGACGTGAGCGTCACCGCGAACGCCACCGGCATCACCGCGCGGGCCGCCGGGCGTACCTGGACCTCGCGCACGGAGCAGCGGCCACTGACGGCGTTCGCCGCCGCCCTGTCCGCCTTGTCGCCCGTATCCGCGCGGCCCGACGAGAGTGGCGAAGGGCGCCGCTTCTACGGCTGGGCGGCCTTCGAACTCGCCCACCTCCTGCACGCGGACCCCGCGACGGCCGGAGACCGGCCCCTGCTGCACGCCCTGATCCCGTCCGTCGAAGTGACCCTCACCGGCGACTCGACGGTGGTCCGCGCGGTGGACGAGGCATGGGTGCGCAAGGTCGCCGACCTGCTCGCGGAGCCTGCGGCCGAGCAGACCTCGCACGACGAACCGGCGCGGCACCGGACCGAGGAGGTCATCGCCGTCGGCACCGCCGCCTACGGCCGAGCGGTCTCCCGTACGGTCCGGGACATCCGTGCCGGGTTGCTGGAGAAGGCCGTGGTCTCCCGACAGGTGCCGCTGCCCGCCGAGCCCCGCCCGGACTTCGCCGCGACCTATCTCGCGGGCCGCCGGGCCAACACACCGGCCCGTTCCTACCTGCTGGACCTCGGCGGCTACCGGGCCGCCGGATTCAGCCCCGAGACCGTTCTCGAGGTCGGGGACGACGGTCGGGTCAGCACCCAGCCGCTCGCGGGCACCCGCGCGCTGGGGGCCGATCCGGCGGAGAACGAGCGCCGGCGCGCGGAACTGCTCAGCGACCCCAAGGAGATACACGAACACGCCGTGTCCGTACGTCTCGCCTGGGACGAGATGGCGGCCGTGTGCCGCCCCGGCTCGGTCGTGGTCGAGGAGTACATGTCGGTCCGCCCACGAGGATCGGTGCAGCACCTGGCCTCAAGGGTGACGGGCCGGCTCCGGCCGGACGCCGGACCCTGGGACGCCTTCGCCTCCCTGTTCCCTGCGATCACCGCCACCGGAGTCTCCAAACGCGCCGCGCTCCAGGCCCTGGCCCGCCACGAGGAGGGGCCACGCGGCCTGTACGGCGGGGCGGTCTTCCGGGGGAGCACCAGCGGCGCCCTTGACGCCGCCCTCGTCCTGCGCACCCTCATCGGCGCGGGCGACGAGGCGTGGCTGCGAGCCGGCGCCGGGGTCACCGCTCAGTCGAGCCCCGAGCGGGAGACCGAGGAGACCTGCGAGAAACTCCGCAGCGTCGCCCCGTACCTGAGGTTCTCCCGCACTTGA
- a CDS encoding TetR/AcrR family transcriptional regulator codes for MATFARFGYRKTSMEEVARAARISRPGLYFLFSSKETLFRAAVTQALHRDITAVEQALADGDRPLPERLVEAFDHWAGRYVGPLARDAATVIEDNPGILGEVVEVMPRRFEELITDAITVATGREKAVQIAQTMISASTGLKHQVGSRESYLQRLAVATGLLVG; via the coding sequence ATGGCCACGTTCGCGCGTTTCGGTTACCGGAAGACTTCGATGGAGGAGGTGGCGCGGGCGGCGCGGATCTCCCGGCCGGGCCTCTACTTCCTCTTCTCCTCGAAGGAGACCCTCTTCCGTGCCGCGGTCACCCAGGCCCTGCACCGCGACATCACCGCGGTCGAACAGGCCCTTGCCGACGGTGACCGCCCCCTTCCGGAGCGCCTCGTCGAGGCGTTCGACCACTGGGCGGGCCGCTACGTCGGCCCACTGGCGCGCGATGCCGCGACGGTGATCGAGGACAACCCCGGCATCCTCGGAGAGGTCGTCGAGGTCATGCCGCGACGCTTCGAGGAGTTGATCACAGACGCGATCACCGTCGCCACGGGACGAGAGAAGGCCGTCCAGATCGCGCAGACGATGATCAGTGCGTCGACGGGACTCAAGCACCAGGTCGGATCAAGGGAGTCGTACCTGCAACGCCTGGCGGTGGCCACCGGTCTCCTGGTGGGCTGA